One window from the genome of Microbulbifer pacificus encodes:
- the gcvT gene encoding glycine cleavage system aminomethyltransferase GcvT has product MGNRTALYDAHVAMGGKMVDFGGWDMPLHYGSQLEEHHKVRKDAGMFDVSHMTVVDVDGAGARDYLRTLVANDVAKLDGNPGKALYTGMLNEKGGVVDDLIVYLRDPGYRVVVNCATREKDLAWMSEQAKAFDVTLTERPHLAMIAIQGPQAIAKVKDVLGIDWASALDGLKVFSSVARGDWFVARTGYTGEDGLEIMLNNEDAPGFWQALADAGVAPCGLGARDTLRLEAGMNLYGHEMDDDTSPLEANMAWTIAWEPAERKFIGRDALEREKTAGVANKLVGLVLEERGVLRAGQQVVVDGTETRGIITSGTFSPTLGYSIAMARVPVSVGDTAQVEIRNKLIPVRVVKPSFVRNGKSLV; this is encoded by the coding sequence ATGGGAAATAGAACCGCGCTTTACGATGCCCATGTCGCCATGGGCGGCAAAATGGTGGACTTCGGTGGCTGGGATATGCCGCTGCACTACGGCTCACAGCTGGAAGAACACCACAAGGTGCGCAAAGACGCGGGTATGTTCGATGTTTCCCACATGACTGTCGTCGATGTGGATGGTGCCGGCGCACGCGATTACCTGCGCACGCTCGTCGCCAATGACGTGGCCAAACTCGACGGCAATCCCGGCAAGGCGCTCTACACCGGCATGCTGAATGAAAAAGGCGGTGTGGTGGATGATCTGATCGTTTACCTGCGTGACCCCGGTTACCGCGTGGTGGTGAATTGCGCGACCCGCGAGAAAGATCTGGCTTGGATGAGCGAGCAGGCTAAAGCGTTTGACGTCACCCTTACCGAGCGCCCACATCTGGCCATGATTGCCATCCAGGGACCGCAGGCCATTGCCAAAGTGAAAGACGTTCTCGGTATCGACTGGGCTTCGGCCCTCGACGGTCTCAAGGTGTTCAGCAGTGTCGCCCGCGGTGACTGGTTTGTGGCGCGCACCGGCTACACCGGCGAAGATGGCCTGGAAATCATGCTCAACAACGAGGATGCCCCCGGTTTCTGGCAGGCCCTGGCGGACGCTGGCGTTGCCCCCTGCGGTCTCGGCGCGCGCGATACCCTGCGTCTGGAGGCGGGCATGAACCTCTATGGCCACGAGATGGATGACGATACCTCTCCGCTTGAAGCGAATATGGCCTGGACCATTGCCTGGGAGCCGGCGGAACGCAAGTTCATTGGTCGCGATGCGCTGGAGCGGGAAAAGACCGCGGGTGTCGCCAACAAACTGGTGGGCCTGGTGCTGGAAGAGCGCGGCGTTCTGCGCGCGGGACAACAGGTTGTGGTGGACGGTACCGAAACCCGCGGTATCATCACCAGCGGTACATTCTCCCCCACCCTGGGCTACTCCATTGCCATGGCCCGGGTGCCGGTGAGCGTGGGCGACACGGCGCAGGTTGAAATCCGCAACAAACTGATCCCGGTGCGTGTGGTGAAACCGAGTTTTGTGCGCAACGGCAAATCACTGGTGTGA